TATATTTCGGTAAGATTGGATTTTTTgcatttatagcaatggttatcaactgtactgcagggataGAATGTAATTTTCTGAAAATGTAGGTTGTGGTGGCAGatgcagagaggtatttgggtgtgcaAGACTTGACATCAGACGAATTACAGGGTGTGTTAAGCAGTGGTGCCCATCCTTTCAGGTTGTTGGCCTAAGGTAGGACTAAATAGATTTAGAAATAGTGGAGTAGAATGgtgttatttttatatttttctgaGTTTAGTGTTAATGGTAGggtctgtatttatttatttaaaaattcaagcaaagtataagggagttgtactccagtctagtagatggcggtaatgcaacatttattggattACCAACCGCCGTTAAACGTCATCGAAGAATCCTGGATTCTTCAAATATTTCTGTTATTGCCTGCTTCACGGCGGTAGCACACAAAAGATGCtagctattttattttatttgaacgtTACGTGAATGAGTCTGAGGGCAAAATGTCAACTTACAATATGTTCCAGTCAGAAACAACATCGATTATGGCTTTTGTCGTCGAGACTGTAATGAAAGAAATTAGCCAGCTTTCAAACGCGCAACACTCGGACGCTAACGACTGCAGTAAACCGGAGAGAGAGGTGAGCACTGACAAATACTCTACTGAGCAGCGTGATGGCGGCTGCGTAGTGACTACAGTTAACGTCGAACAAAAGTTTTAGATAATTAGCTTTCTCAATTGTTAGGTAACGTCACTACTGCTATAACTTATGCCGCGTTCTTGTCCttgtcggaactaggaaactcggaCATTTCCGACGTGATAACTGGTTGAACGAGGCACgtgtaacttaataaaccagtttgcAAGTCTAATTTCCGAGTCTCCTATTTCCGACTAGGACGTGAACGCGGCATTAGCTCTCAAACTAGGGAGAAGGCAGAGTGCCGCCTCGTTTTCAGGCATTAGCTTCGCCCACTACTACATGTTAACAATCCCGACGTGCTGTTATAACGTTTAGAAACGTCAATAATCGCTTGTAAATATGGCTTTCGAAAAATGACATTTATCTTTAATCAGCgagaattttttttaaatccttcaAATAAATGTACATACTGTAGCAGTTTTGCATAGATTTACGCTTATACAGGTGTTCAAACATTGCTAGATTTATTAGCCTTTTGTCTCACGTAAACAagctgtaacatggagatatggccaTGTGGGAGCATGAACCAAGCCCTATCAAGGTGCTTACCAATTTAACCAGACATCAAGAGACTAGTGTTAATGTTCAGATTGAGTTTTGGGGTCTTTTATACTAGCAATATTTCAATCTGTTCGATTTCGCAGTGTGGATAAAGGTAAAATGTGCATGTCCCATCCCAGAATTGAGGTGTCTTAATGTAACCATGATTGCATTCGACCTCAGTGCAACTCGGTGTAAACAAGCGTAACGGTAGGGACAGCATCTTCTGGCAAGCCCTAAGCTATGTTGCTAACTTGCTAGGTAGCTATGGTTTCACATCCTCTGCTGTGGCTGGCTTTATACTGTTAGGTAGTCTaatatccacaggaaagtgttttacacttctccagcgtgccagtggccatcgaaggtgagcatttgcccactgaagtctgttacgactccaaactgcagtcaggtcaagaccctggtaagGACAACGAGCACACAGATAAGCTTCCCATTGACGATTTTTGGTAGTTTTTGAAGAAATTGTTTGCTTGTGCAAATCCACAGtatcatcagctgtctgggtggctggtctcagattatcccacaggtgaagaagccattATGTGTGTTGGTGGTCCTGGGCTGACATGGCCTTGTGTGAAGCctgttggacgtactgtcaaattctcttaaatgacattggaggtggccttttattgtctccagcacaaggtgcacctgtgtaatgatcgtgctgttaatcggcttcttgatatgccacacctgtcaggtggatagattatcttggcaaaagagaaatgctcacagATTTGTGCACAATTTCTGGAatattttatttctgctcatgaaacatgggaccaacactatacatgttgtgttttgtatttctgttcagtgtagtaGCTAGCTAATCAGTTTACTTTTTAAAATTTCTCTACAGCTTTGCACCATGATGAATCTGGTGATGGGGGAGGCTATTCGTAAAATCTGCCAACTATTCCTAGTGACCTCCTCACGTTTACAAAATGAAAATGGGAAACTGAAAACCAAGGTGGAGCAGATGGAGGAAGATATGAAGACAATAACTGAGAAGGCTGAACATTATAGAATGTCTCTAGCTAAAGTAGAGGCACAAGCGGAACCGAAAGGACCTACCCATGTTCTGCACAATGGAATCATCTTTGCAATTAAACCACTTGGTAAgtgttatagacctacagtcattacTGTCTATAGCAAATTAGTTAACTTATTTTTTTCACATTGTGTGGAAAGAAAGGGAAAACAGTTGTAAATATTTCAATGTAATATTGCATGTTACTTTTAGATCTCCCAGTGTTGCCTGGAATGACAGCGGGTTCAGCATTGCCAGGGAATGTCAGTCCAGCAAACCCTGTCACTAACGCAGCATCAGTCCGTGCAGGTAATATCCTCAAGTTGGTGTTCATTTGAATAATTGTTGACAAACCAGGGGTGCATTCAATTTAGTTAAATGTTGTCTATGGTTTAGTTCAATGTTTGTTGGCTGCGTGATGGGTTGTACTTGAACTATATGTTTTCCCTGAATGGTGCAAGAGCTTTTCTTAATCAATCTTTTAGTTATGTTTGGTGGGTCAAGTGGGTTTGGCCTGATCAATATGTGGCTGTTTCAAATTGCAAAACTTGTGCTGCAAACAATCACCATCTGGGCCAACTTAATCACAACATTCTTGGACTGGTCGTTTAAAACATTGCTGTTTCTGTTGAATCAAATGTTGCACCCCGTTTTGTCCTGCTGAATGAGCTCCAGCATTCAGCAGGACACTAGGAACCAAAACGGTGAgtgactacctgaacttgtccaagaAACACTTGTGTTCGTTTTGTTGCAAAATATTGTCGTATATTGGTTGATTTTTATTTGACTAATTAACGAAATTGGTTTTGGACAACTTTGTTTTCTTATGTCCTCTTAACTTGGGCCATAGTTTTACAATGTGTGTCATCTTATTCCTTTTTTATATTTAGGTCCTGCAAAAGTTTGCAGTAAACCCACAGAGACATCTTCATTGGAGAATGACTCCTCTCTGGGAGACACAGATGGACTGAATACAGACCCCTCACCAAGAGACACTGAATCCAACGTTGAGCACATGAGAGCTGCTCTGCCAGGGAGCAACGAGAGAGACGGCCATGAAAGCCAGAAACACAGCAATACTACTAAAGGGACACGATCCAAAGAAACCAAACGCTTCAAGTGTGATGTTTGTGAGAAGACCTTCAGCAAGAACGAGTTGTTGAGAGTTCACAAGTTAACGCATACAAGACCCTTCAAGTGCGATGTGTGTCAGAAGACTTTCACCAGGAAGGGGTTACTGGAAGCTCACAAGCTAACTCACACAAGACCCTTCAAGTGTGATGTTTGTGACAAGGTCTTCAACCTGAATCGCTTGCTGGTACGTCACAAGCTAATTCACACAGGAGAAAGGCCATTCGCTTGTGGTCAATGTGGCAAAACATTCAGAATGTCCAAGCAGCTCGAACATCACATGGTGCGTCACAGAGAAAAAACATTCAGTTGCAAAGTTTGCGACAGTATATTCCCTGCCAAGAAAGATCTGACACAACATCGGCTTGTTCATGCAGTGGAGAGGCCGTTCAAGTGCCTGACTTGTGGAAAGGGTTTCACATCA
The sequence above is drawn from the Oncorhynchus gorbuscha isolate QuinsamMale2020 ecotype Even-year linkage group LG11, OgorEven_v1.0, whole genome shotgun sequence genome and encodes:
- the LOC123989447 gene encoding zinc finger protein 708-like isoform X1 → MSTYNMFQSETTSIMAFVVETVMKEISQLSNAQHSDANDCSKPERELCTMMNLVMGEAIRKICQLFLVTSSRLQNENGKLKTKVEQMEEDMKTITEKAEHYRMSLAKVEAQAEPKGPTHVLHNGIIFAIKPLDLPVLPGMTAGSALPGNVSPANPVTNAASVRAGPAKVCSKPTETSSLENDSSLGDTDGLNTDPSPRDTESNVEHMRAALPGSNERDGHESQKHSNTTKGTRSKETKRFKCDVCEKTFSKNELLRVHKLTHTRPFKCDVCQKTFTRKGLLEAHKLTHTRPFKCDVCDKVFNLNRLLVRHKLIHTGERPFACGQCGKTFRMSKQLEHHMVRHREKTFSCKVCDSIFPAKKDLTQHRLVHAVERPFKCLTCGKGFTSRAALMGHERIHTGEKPHSCAECGKSYRLSYDLSIHMRRHTGERPHLCSECGKSFITKSSLENHKVIHTGEKPFKCETCGAAFGHKANLQRHQVLHTGERPYKCKVCGKSYLQSTDLKAHMHRHGATKPFMCDLCGKTFIYNYQMRRHNLKWHTAEGENLPGGVGTLTKPFSCDVCLNGFSSMLTLKKHQEIHTGQNQYSCSVCGKTFAYKNTLDYHMKLHSGEKPHECKYCGRKFILKQALKGHERTHTGEKPFKCSYCDKTFSVNSNLKRHERVHTGEKPFKCDVCGRGFSQANNVKAHMQVHTGVRPYYCKRCGKGFSDIRHYKNHSCNGVAATRNQSRKPSDRTFRSRKGGRDRSACHNAAVMSTQ